One window of Aspergillus oryzae RIB40 DNA, chromosome 3 genomic DNA carries:
- a CDS encoding glutamine synthetase family protein (glutamine synthetase) → MSFPEVTAANVAEVLHNDRMVIAGVDVDGQLRGKLMKKSKFLSIATGGFGFCSIIFGWDQQDTGYPKELAICNEENGYRDLIAVPDLSSFRRIRWENKVPFFLLSFLDPDTQEPVCACPRGLLKNATAKVEAAGPPADMFAAEYEFGHFRIPGDSFSPERAASGITSFIQNNSVDSLPSLTEGMFGYSMTRSLHSENYHDGILDACEQFRCNIEEWRAKSGPGAFEACSEAKDMADKASLCKYVVKAYGIKHGITPCFMAKPRHELPGNGGHMNISLITADGKSAFTRDTPDPSPPYPDVAHLSDLGRQFLTGLLVGLPDIMPLFAPTINSYKRLVEDLWAPNTVSWGLEHRAAFIRLITPPTANANATRFEIRVPGADANPHFVFAAIIALGWRGVEKKLEIPVPPLPKGEDMSSSSDKSMPLAKALKEAVATFTRLDSVAREVFGDSFVEHFGGTREYKIQLWEQAVTD, encoded by the exons ATGTCGTTCCCCGAGGTCACCGCCGCGAATGTGGCCGAGGTGCTCCACAATGATCGTATGGTCATCGCCGGCGTGGACGTAGACGGCCAGCTGCGCGGCAAActcatgaagaagagcaagttcTTATCTATCGCCACCGGTGGGTTCGGTTTCTGCTCCATTATCTTTGGCTGGGACCAACAAGACACGGGCTATCCTAAGGAGCTCGCTATATGCAACGAAGAGAATGGCTATAGAGATCTAATTGCAGTCCCGGATCTGAGCAGCTTTCGGCGTATCCGGTGGGAGAATAAAGTgcctttcttccttctcagcttcttAGACCCGGACACACAAGAGCCAGTCTGCGCGTGCCCACGAGGGCTGTTGAAAAATGCGACTGCGAAAGTTGAGGCTGCCG GACCCCCGGCTGATATGTTTGCAGCCGAGTATGAGTTCGGCCATTTTCGGATACCGGGTGATAGTTTTAGCCCGGAACGCGCTGCATCTGGCATCACATCCTTCATACAAAACAATTCGGTTGACTCGCTACCATCACTAACAGAGGGTATGTTTGGGTACTCCATGACTCGCTCGTTGCACAGTGAGAATTATCATGACGGAATTCTCGATGCATGTGAACAGTTCCGTTGTAATATTGAGGAATGGCGTGCGAAGAGCGGTCCCGGTGCTTTTGAAGCT TGCAGCGAGGCCAAGGATATGGCAGATAAGGCTAGCTTATGCAA ATACGTTGTCAAGGCCTACGGTATCAAACACGGCATCACACCTTGTTTCATGGCAAAGCCGCGCCACGAGCTACCTGGGAATGGTGGGCACATGAATATTTCTCTCATTACCGCCGATGGCAAAAGTGCTTTCACTCGCGACACTCCCGATCCGTCTCCTCCTTACCCAGATGTGGCACATTTGTCGGATCTCGGTCGCCAATTCCTCACCGGTCTATTGGTAGGCTTACCGGACATCATGCCGCTGTTTGCACCAACTATTAATTCTTATAAGCGTCTGGTGGAGGACCTCTGGGCTCCTAACACTGTATCCTGGGGTCTGGAGCACCGCGCAGCGTTCATTCGACTGATTACACCCCCAACTGCTAACGCGAATGCCACCCGCTTTGAAATCCGTGTTCCTGGTGCAGATGCCAATCCGCACTTCGTGTTTGCCGCAATAATAGCCCTCGGCTGGCGTGGCGTAGAGAAAAAGCTCGAAATTCCTGTGCCACCGTTGCCCAAGGGCGAGGATATGAGTAGCTCTAGCGATAAGAGTATGCCCTTGGCCAAGGCATTGAAAGAGGCAGTGGCCACGTTCACACGGCTAGATAGTGTGGCTCGAGAGGTGTTTGGAGACAGCTTCGTTGAACACTTTGGTGGCACGAGGGAGTATAAAATCCAACTGTGGGAGCAAGCCGTGACTGACTGA
- a CDS encoding uncharacterized protein (predicted protein) has translation MLDISPTFALWHNTSINEEDELDTPLTLALRRRAWGISCVLISFGAKIPATPYLQSILAAATRDLDYEIMDVLLGHGVSPNEDAALVLVSEMVGHFHDQSPGHEGSSSSHRKSLKEIAQAFPRILVSLKSAGVNVNFQSPFTGMTPLLAARSIPMAEITLALLEAGADAFHACGETSDSVLTAAVFNNPEPLKHLTAHVSISPKPDHWTRHLCSPTPSDIKDIFCRICNALAQFGRLDSQNSMSQTLLHLAAMRGNTDLVVSLLDHGAHANIPDKDGWFPIHHAGFSRDYCKLSDRLKRRHHHDTLWHLLPVNIVQRTSNHHPYRSRETGLRLGDQVICQEIAEKRNNYGNTMLEEALITGDEIMFSHLLRLVADVNSCISFCRKHHSILHAAVSRANFGNVVSLLLSRGADIEAAGIDGWRPLHVAAYWGNVAIVERLITAGASIHVPTRRLDMCHGRLPNPDEKEWNGQPLHLAAMGGHVAVVELLLKHGADVNATTNHFERPTGWYGPTALHIALDRVRLQREKGSTNRLKVANILVENGACVEGVVDQLQVDDIPCFENFEQLWDRLRGYTK, from the coding sequence ATGCTGGATATATCTCCAACCTTTGCGCTGTGGCATAACACTTCgataaatgaagaagatgagctAGACACACCATTGACTCTTGCATTAAGGAGGAGGGCCTGGGGTATAAGCTGTGTCCTTATCTCCTTTGGGGCAAAAATACCGGCAACACCTTACCTTCAGTCTATTCTTGCGGCTGCTACTCGGGACCTTGATTACGAGATTATGGATGTTCTCCTTGGCCATGGAGTGTCCCCAAATGAAGACGCTGCCCTTGTGCTAGTAAGTGAGATGGTTGGCCATTTTCACGACCAATCCCCTGGTCATGAAGGATCATCTTCGTCTCATAGAAAGTCACTTAAAGAGATTGCACAAGCCTTTCCGCGCATTTTGGTTAGCCTAAAGTCAGCCGGAGTAAACGTGAATTTTCAAAGCCCATTTACAGGCATGACTCCTCTCCTAGCAGCTAGAAGCATTCCAATGGCAGAAATCACACTTGCGCTTTTGGAGGCGGGTGCAGACGCCTTCCATGCCTGCGGAGAGACATCTGATTCCGTTTTGACCGCCGCAGTCTTCAATAATCCTGAGCCATTAAAGCATCTAACCGCACATGTCTCCATCTCACCCAAACCAGACCACTGGACGCGTCACCTATGTTCTCCGACTCCCTCTGATATAAAGGACATCTTTTGCCGCATCTGTAATGCGTTGGCGCAATTCGGGAGGTTGGATTCTCAGAATTCCATGAGTCAGACCCTGTTGCATCTCGCCGCAATGAGGGGAAACACCGACTTGGTTGTCAGCTTGTTGGACCATGGAGCTCATGCAAACATACCCGATAAAGATGGATGGTTTCCTATCCATCATGCTGGGTTCTCACGCGACTATTGCAAACTATCTGATCGACTGAAACGGCGACATCATCACGATACACTATGGCATCTTCTGCCCGTTAACATCGTACAACGGACTTCCAATCATCACCCCTATCGTTCTCGCGAGACTGGACTCCGGCTTGGGGATCAAGTCATCTGTCAAGAAATagcagaaaagagaaataatTATGGAAATACaatgcttgaagaagctttgatTACTGGTGACGAGATCATGTTCTCGCATCTCCTTAGACTCGTGGCCGACGTGAACTCCTGCATCAGTTTTTGTCGGAAACACCATTCTATTCTCCATGCCGCGGTATCTCGTGCCAATTTTGGGAATGTAGTGTCTTTGTTGCTGTCGCGCGGTGCTGATATAGAAGCGGCCGGTATCGACGGCTGGCGTCCATTGCATGTCGCTGCATACTGGGGCAATGTTGCTATCGTTGAAAGGCTGATTACTGCCGGAGCCAGCATACATGTCCCCACAAGACGGTTGGATATGTGCCATGGTAGACTTCCTAATCCtgatgaaaaggaatggaacGGTCAACCACTTCATCTGGCTGCAATGGGTGGTCACGTCGCTGTGGTTGAGCTCCTTCTGAAGCACGGTGCAGATGTAAATGCGACCACTAACCACTTTGAAAGGCCTACTGGATGGTATGGACCGACTGCTTTACACATCGCTTTGGACCGCGTGAGGCTGCAAAGGGAGAAAGGGAGTACAAACCGGTTGAAGGTTGCTAATATACTGGTAGAAAATGGAGCTTGTGTGGAGGGTGTTGTGGATCAATTGCAAGTAGACGACATTCCGTGTTTCGAGAACTTTGAACAACTCTGGGACAGGCTTCGAGGCTATACTAAATAG
- a CDS encoding ankyrin repeat domain-containing protein (ankyrin) — protein sequence MVFLDYASRHWGEHLQDLEDLEGDTESLVQFLILDGNLRDAAIQALHFRNGFETDLSNALFEAMPAKQTALHVAAYWNLTRNLKTLIKSALDTSPKDTQGWTPLHYACANGHFASAELLIENGADIDTPDDQGWTPLFWASFTGSLDIVRLLLSNHAKYTRRSKSGSTALHWAISRGETEIVQALLQHHQTQLSLTLKADIRTLSVDDVRRLSTPVGVSPIQVAAEAKHAPIFDLLVVYLQAPGSRVGDDVFDKLWSRESFKVPVAENSWRMLLKSSKGGKSSKKTKALLYSAETISGQTYLAEDPRKYFKNEWVETSPSVWKAIVLGSTIRDGYLNAARLLIETGVDVNFKSKEGSLLHIAACQKDTSFARLLLDKGAKPDQQFGAGELALHVAIRHGNLETVKVILASPHDVNIRGHHGTPLHVAAGQEDPRFAQLLLENGANPESYDSHGRNALHLAVMNGFIETARAIIDGGADINQFSLQLDRILDMGPIPRSETCLMLAVLLANKASEKQQALATEMARMLLSKGADPTLQNSEGETVLHIAAMCGILSFIDPLMATGSRVDTVDNMGRTAIHTMMQFAEVCWDVEEVRRALHLMLQGLPERPAASLLNQRA from the coding sequence ATGGTGTTTCTCGATTATGCCTCGCGGCACTGGGGAGAGCATCTCCAAGATTTGGAAGATTTGGAAGGAGACACAGAGTCTCTTGTTCAATTCCTGATCTTGGACGGAAATCTCCGCGACGCTGCTATTCAAGCATTACATTTCCGCAACGGGTTCGAGACCGACCTTTCGAATGCCCTTTTCGAGGCCATGCCCGCAAAGCAGACTGCATTACACGTTGCAGCGTATTGGAACTTGACCAGGAACTTGAAGACGTTGATTAAGTCAGCACTCGACACATCTCCAAAAGATACCCAGGGTTGGACTCCTCTCCACTATGCCTGTGCAAACGGTCACTTTGCTTCTGCCGAGCTTCTTATAGAAAATGGAGCAGATATTGACACCCCGGATGATCAAGGTTGGACCCCCCTGTTTTGGGCATCATTTACTGGAAGTCTGGATATCGTTCGTCTTCTGCTATCCAATCATGCCAAGTATACCAGACGCAGCAAGTCAGGATCCACAGCATTGCACTGGGCCATATCACGGGGGGAAACCGAGATAGTCCAGGCGCTTCTACAGCACCATCAGACACAATTATCACTTACTCTCAAGGCTGATATCCGGACGCTCAGCGTGGATGATGTGAGGCGACTCAGTACGCCAGTGGGCGTTTCGCCAATACAAGTAGCGGCAGAAGCCAAACATGCCCCCATCTTTGATTTGCTAGTTGTGTATCTCCAGGCACCAGGTTCACGGGtgggagatgatgttttCGACAAGCTTTGGTCTAGAGAGAGTTTCAAAGTTCCTGTCGCCGAGAATTCATGGCGAATGCTGTTGAAGTCATCAAAGGGAGGGAAgtcatcaaagaaaacaaaggcTCTCCTGTACAGCGCGGAAACAATTTCGGGTCAGACCTACTTGGCGGAGGATCCGAGGAAATACTTCAAAAATGAGTGGGTGGAGACAAGCCCATCGGTGTGGAAAGCAATAGTTCTTGGATCTACCATCCGCGATGGATACCTCAATGCAGCTCGCTTGCTTATCGAAACCGGTGTTGATGTAAATTTCAAATCCAAGGAGGGATCGCTGTTGCACATCGCTGCATGCCAAAAAGACACAAGCTTTGCACGACTTCTTCTAGATAAAGGAGCAAAGCCTGATCAACAATTCGGAGCAGGTGAACTTGCGTTACACGTTGCTATTCGTCATGGAAATTTGGAAACGGTGAAAGTCATCCTCGCTAGCCCTCATGATGTGAATATTCGAGGTCACCACGGAACCCCTCTGCATGTAGCTGCAGGTCAAGAAGACCCACGATTCGCGCAACTTCTGCTCGAAAACGGGGCAAACCCTGAAAGCTATGACTCTCATGGAAGGAATGCCTTGCATCTTGCTGTAATGAATGGATTCATTGAGACGGCAAGGGCGATCATCGATGGTGGTGCAGATATAAACCAGTTTTCGCTGCAATTAGATAGAATATTAGATATGGGACCTATCCCCAGGTCAGAAACTTGCCTCATGCTTGCTGTTTTGCTTGCCAACAAGGCCAGTGAAAAGCAGCAGGCCCTGGCTACCGAAATGGCTCGCATGCTGCTTTCTAAGGGAGCAGATCCAACATTACAAAACAGCGAAGGAGAGACAGTTTTGCACATCGCCGCAATGTGTGGGATTCtatcattcattgatccttTGATGGCCACTGGGTCAAGAGTTGATACTGTCGATAATATGGGGCGGACTGCAATCCACACGATGATGCAATTCGCGGAGGTGTGTTGGGATGTGGAGGAAGTACGAAGAGCGCTGCATCTTATGCTTCAAGGACTACCTGAGCGCCCTGCAGCTTCACTTCTAAATCAGCGAGCTTGA
- a CDS encoding uncharacterized protein (predicted protein) yields the protein MPPSSNSPSLRSRQKNTSLRLAVPGKRNKKAYRSLAYVSDSLYGFPLHKYHVDTSKAYLHNKISANREKDRSQCHIQEGSHHRQRSKLVLGKRSSRTHPIHSPLVLFSSCLTKSRSTTIEYLWDRQTSNASSVIYIFCQFSSRDQQFLTAILQCMIRQVIEQADEGLLLAMKQLCADPAKQSTPAGLAELFAAACELKSTYLIVDGPDEVPKAEGLLPYLPFFVGAGCKIMVTSRDLSHIRKHMGTAVKMEVYSQIHDLELYISSRFQDSDFPDTEDFTEDIMRKSSNVFLHVKLILDELMDLTTIRQMRKALKKESKGLEQAYTSIVQRIDIQPKAKRALAHRFIGWIAFAKRRFKLSELIHAFAVEKDEEEIYEDNTRHVYATCV from the exons ATGCCACCGTCATCTAACAGCCCTTCACTTAGATCTCGACAAAAGAATACGTCGCTTCGCCTGGCCGTtccaggaaaaagaaataaaaaagcatATCGGTCTCTTGCATATGTATCGGACTCTCTTTACGGATTTCCTCTCCACAAATATCATGTAGATACGTCAAAGGCTTACCTGCACAACAAAATCAGTGCTAACCGCGAGAAGGACCGTAGCCAATGCCACATACAAGAAGGTAGCCACCATCGGCAACG GTCGAAGCTGGTGTTGGGAAAACGCTCCTCGCGTACGCATCCGATCCATAGCCCATTGGTGCTATTTTCCTCGTGCCTAACAAAGTCTAGGTCAACTACAATCGAGTACCTGTGGGACAGACAAACATCCAATGCAAGCTCTGTGATATACATATTTTGCCAGTTCTCCTCTCGAGACCAGCAATTCCTTACCGCAATTTTGCAGTGTATGATTCGACAGGTGATCGAACAAGCGGATGAGGGCTTACTCCTAGCCATGAAGCAACTCTGCGCTGACCCAGCTAAACAAAGTACTCCTGCGGGGCTGGCTGAATTATTCGCAGCAGCCTGTGAGTTAAAGTCGACGTACCTTATAGTCGACGGTCCTGATGAAGTACCCAAGGCAGAAGGCTTGCTTCCCTATCTGCCTTTTTTTGTTGGGGCAGGCTGCAAAATAATGGTAACGAGCCGAGATCTAAGTCACATCAGGAAGCATATGGGTACTGCAGTAAAGATGGAGGTGTACTCGCAGATTCATGATCTGGAACTCTACATCAGCTCCCGCTTCCAAGATAGTGACTTTCCTGACACCGAGGACTTCACCGAGGACATCATGAGAAAATCGAGCAATGT ATTTCTCCATGTCAAGCTCATTCTCGATGAGCTTATGGATCTCACCACTATTCGCCAAATGCGAAAGGCGCTTAAGAAGGAATCGAAAGGGCTGGAACAAGCCTACACATCAATCGTACAGCGAATTGATATCCAgccaaaggcaaagagagCTCTTGCGCATCGTTTCATTGGGTGGATTGCGTTTGCAAAAAGACGATTTAAATTGAGTGAGCTAATTCACGCTTTTGCTGtcgagaaagatgaagaggaaatctATGAGGATAATACC AGACATGTTTACGCTACATGTGTTTGA